From Stigmatopora nigra isolate UIUO_SnigA chromosome 5, RoL_Snig_1.1, whole genome shotgun sequence, a single genomic window includes:
- the LOC144196898 gene encoding cortexin-1-like translates to MNTFPSFSSPPHNTPTIQSVCKPCLRAPWRMSDGPTLDYDSLLSQTGSSFPVGGVGGVGGVSGSPPLVLVGVDAEQRTALAFVGLLMLFLVFLLVRCFRILLDPYSRMPASSWTDHKEGFERGQFDYALV, encoded by the coding sequence ATGAACACCTTCCCTTCCTTCTCCTCGCCACCCCATAATACACCAACCATCCAGTCGGTGTGTAAACCCTGCCTCCGGGCCCCTTGGAGGATGAGCGATGGTCCTACGTTGGACTACGACTCGCTACTGTCCCAAACCGGCTCTTCCTTCCCTGTGGGCGGAGTCGGTGGAGTGGGCGGAGTCAGCGGCAGCCCCCCATTGGTTCTGGTCGGGGTGGACGCCGAGCAACGAACTGCTTTGGCGTTCGTGGGGCTCCTTATGCTCTTCCTGGTCTTCCTACTGGTTAGGTGCTTTAGAATCCTACTGGACCCGTATAGTCGTATGCCTGCATCATCCTGGACTGACCACAAGGAGGGGTTCGAAAGGGGGCAGTTTGATTATGCTTTGGTGTAG